In Triticum aestivum cultivar Chinese Spring chromosome 5B, IWGSC CS RefSeq v2.1, whole genome shotgun sequence, the following proteins share a genomic window:
- the LOC123111526 gene encoding ribulose bisphosphate carboxylase small subunit, chloroplastic 3-like has protein sequence MAPTVMASSATSVAPFQGLKSTAGLPVSRRSNGASLGSVSNGGRIRCMQVWPIEGIKKFETLSYLPPLSTEALLKQVDYLIRSKWVPCLEFSKVGFIFREHNASPGYYDGRYWTMWKLPMFGCTDATQVINEVEEVKKEYPDAYVRIIGFDNMRQVQCVSFIAFKPPGCEESGKA, from the exons ATGGCCCCCACCGTGATGGCCTCGTCGGCCACCTCCGTCGCTCCTTTCCAGGGGCTCAAGTCCACCGCCGGCCTCCCCGTCAGCCGCCGCTCCAACGGCGCTAGCCTCGGCAGCGTCAGCAACGGTGGAAGGATCAGGTGCATgcag GTGTGGCCCATTGAGGGCATCAAGAAGTTCGAGACCCTGTCCTACTTGCCACCGCTCAGCACGGAGGCCCTCCTCAAGCAGGTCGACTACCTGATCCGCTCCAAGTGGGTGCCTTGCCTCGAGTTCAGCAAGGTTGGGTTCATCTTCCGTGAGCACAACGCATCCCCTGGGTACTATGATGGCCGGTACTGGACAATGTGGAAGCTGCCTATGTTCGGGTGCACCGACGCCACACAGGTGATCAACGAGGTGGAGGAGGTCAAGAAGGAGTACCCTGACGCGTATGTCCGCATCATCGGATTCGACAACATGCGCCAGGTGCAGTGCGTCAGCTTCATCGCCTTCAAGCCACCGGGCTGCGAGGAGTCCGGCAAGGCCTAA